The genome window CTCCAAGTAAATAGTTACCATATCTTCCATCTTTTTTTATCACCCTGTGACAGGGAATTGCAATAGGATATGGATTTTGTTTTAAAAATTTAGAGACATATCTAACCTTTCCTTTCATTCCTACTCTTTCTGCAAGATAGGAATAGGAAATCGTTTTACCAAATGGTATTTCAGAAACCACTTGTATTATTTTATCTTTTATAGTATCATTTTTTGTTCTGTTTTTTGACATAGAGATACTTTTATAGTATATTTGTAGGTTATGGATATTGATAAAATTTTAACACAAGTAAAGTTTGATGAAAAAGGTTTAGTTCCTGTAATTGTACAATCGGATACAAAAGAGGTTATTATGCTTGCCTATATGAATTCAGATGCATTATCTAAAACACTTGAGACAGGAAAAATGCATTATTACAGTAGAAGTAGAAAAAAACTCTGGTTAAAAGGTGAAGAGTCAGGAAATATCCAAGAGGTAAAAGAAATGTATATTGACTGTGATAATGATACTTTACTTTTTATTGTAAAACAGAGATGTGGTGCCTGTCATGAAGGATATTATTCCTGTTTTTTTAGAAAATTGAATGATAAGAAAGAGGATTTTATAAATACAGGGCATAAAGTTTTTAATCCTGATGAGGTTTATAAAAAATGCTAAAACAATATTATTTTCGGTTTTTATTGATAGCAGCAGTTATAGGGATATGTATCTATCAGATATATCCACCTGATAAAAAAATCAGAAAAGGATTGGACCTGCAGGGTGGGGTACATGTCGTTCTGGAAGTAACAGAAACAGCGCAGGATGAAAAAACCATTTCAGACCTTGCAGATAGAGCGCTTGAAGTAATCAGAAATAGAATAGATGCCTTAGGAGTTACAGAACCTGTAATTCAAAAACAGGGAATGAAAAGAATAGTAATAGACCTGCCCGGTGTTCAGAACCCTGATAAAGCTATAGAAATAATAGGACAGACCGCACTCCTTGAGTTTAAACTTGT of bacterium contains these proteins:
- a CDS encoding MGMT family protein, which produces MSKNRTKNDTIKDKIIQVVSEIPFGKTISYSYLAERVGMKGKVRYVSKFLKQNPYPIAIPCHRVIKKDGRYGNYLLGEEFKKYLIEWERKLIERQ
- the hisI gene encoding phosphoribosyl-AMP cyclohydrolase, whose protein sequence is MDIDKILTQVKFDEKGLVPVIVQSDTKEVIMLAYMNSDALSKTLETGKMHYYSRSRKKLWLKGEESGNIQEVKEMYIDCDNDTLLFIVKQRCGACHEGYYSCFFRKLNDKKEDFINTGHKVFNPDEVYKKC